Proteins from a genomic interval of Gavia stellata isolate bGavSte3 chromosome 13, bGavSte3.hap2, whole genome shotgun sequence:
- the ANP32A gene encoding acidic leucine-rich nuclear phosphoprotein 32 family member A isoform X2, with product MDMKKRIHLELRNRTPSDVKELVLDNCRSYEGKIEGLTDEFEELEFLSTINVGLTSVANLPKLNKLKKLELSDNRISGGLEVLAEKCPNLTHLNLSGNKIKDLGTIEPLKKLENLKSLDLFNCEVTNLNDYRENVFKLLPQLTYLDGYDRDDKEAPDSDAEGYVEGLDDEEEDEDVKDRDDKEAPDSDAEGYVEGLDDEEEDEDEEEYDDDAQVVEDEEDEEEEEEGEEEDVSGEEEEDEEGYNDGEVDDDEDEEEPDEERGQKRKREPEDEGDEDD from the exons GTTAAAGAACTCGTTCTTGACAACTGTAGGTCATACGAAGGCAAAATCGAAGGCCTCACAGATGAGTTTGAAGAGCTGGAATTCTTAAGTACAATCAACGTAGGCTTAACCTCAGTTGCAAACTTACCAAAGTTAAACAAACTTAAGAAG CTCGAGCTAAGCGACAACAGAATCTCAGGAGGACTGGAAGTGTTGGCAGAAAAGTGTCCGAACCTCACGCATCTAAATCTAAGCggcaacaaaataaaagatcTCGGTACAATAGAACCTCTG aaaaagttAGAAAACCTGAAGAGTCTAGATCTTTTCAATTGCGAGGTAACCAACTTGAACGATTATAGAGAAAACGTATTCAAGCTCCTCCCGCAACTCACATACCTCGATGGCTACGATCGGGATGACAAAGAAGCACCGGACTCTGATGCAGAGGGCTACGTGGAGGGCTTAGACGAcgaggaggaagatgaagatg TGAAAGATCGGGATGACAAAGAAGCACCGGACTCTGATGCAGAGGGCTACGTGGAGGGCTTAGACGAcgaggaggaagatgaagatg AAGAGGAGTATGATGATGATGCTCAGGtagtagaagatgaagaagatgaggaggaagaggaggaaggagaagaggaggatgtgaGCGGAGAAGAGGAG gaGGATGAAGAAGGCTACAACGATGGTGAGGTAGATGAcgatgaagatgaagaagagccCG atGAAGAACggggacagaagagaaaacGAGAACCTGAAGACGAAGGGGATGAAGACGACTAA
- the ANP32A gene encoding acidic leucine-rich nuclear phosphoprotein 32 family member A isoform X1 has protein sequence MDMKKRIHLELRNRTPSDVKELVLDNCRSYEGKIEGLTDEFEELEFLSTINVGLTSVANLPKLNKLKKLELSDNRISGGLEVLAEKCPNLTHLNLSGNKIKDLGTIEPLKKLENLKSLDLFNCEVTNLNDYRENVFKLLPQLTYLDGYDRDDKEAPDSDAEGYVEGLDDEEEDEDVLSLVKDRDDKEAPDSDAEGYVEGLDDEEEDEDEEEYDDDAQVVEDEEDEEEEEEGEEEDVSGEEEEDEEGYNDGEVDDDEDEEEPDEERGQKRKREPEDEGDEDD, from the exons GTTAAAGAACTCGTTCTTGACAACTGTAGGTCATACGAAGGCAAAATCGAAGGCCTCACAGATGAGTTTGAAGAGCTGGAATTCTTAAGTACAATCAACGTAGGCTTAACCTCAGTTGCAAACTTACCAAAGTTAAACAAACTTAAGAAG CTCGAGCTAAGCGACAACAGAATCTCAGGAGGACTGGAAGTGTTGGCAGAAAAGTGTCCGAACCTCACGCATCTAAATCTAAGCggcaacaaaataaaagatcTCGGTACAATAGAACCTCTG aaaaagttAGAAAACCTGAAGAGTCTAGATCTTTTCAATTGCGAGGTAACCAACTTGAACGATTATAGAGAAAACGTATTCAAGCTCCTCCCGCAACTCACATACCTCGATGGCTACGATCGGGATGACAAAGAAGCACCGGACTCTGATGCAGAGGGCTACGTGGAGGGCTTAGACGAcgaggaggaagatgaagatg TCTTATCTCTAGTGAAAGATCGGGATGACAAAGAAGCACCGGACTCTGATGCAGAGGGCTACGTGGAGGGCTTAGACGAcgaggaggaagatgaagatg AAGAGGAGTATGATGATGATGCTCAGGtagtagaagatgaagaagatgaggaggaagaggaggaaggagaagaggaggatgtgaGCGGAGAAGAGGAG gaGGATGAAGAAGGCTACAACGATGGTGAGGTAGATGAcgatgaagatgaagaagagccCG atGAAGAACggggacagaagagaaaacGAGAACCTGAAGACGAAGGGGATGAAGACGACTAA
- the ANP32A gene encoding acidic leucine-rich nuclear phosphoprotein 32 family member A isoform X4 has product MDMKKRIHLELRNRTPSDVKELVLDNCRSYEGKIEGLTDEFEELEFLSTINVGLTSVANLPKLNKLKKLELSDNRISGGLEVLAEKCPNLTHLNLSGNKIKDLGTIEPLKKLENLKSLDLFNCEVTNLNDYRENVFKLLPQLTYLDGYDRDDKEAPDSDAEGYVEGLDDEEEDEDGEEEDEDEEEYDDDAQVVEDEEDEEEEEEGEEEDVSGEEEDEEGYNDGEVDDDEDEEEPDEERGQKRKREPEDEGDEDD; this is encoded by the exons GTTAAAGAACTCGTTCTTGACAACTGTAGGTCATACGAAGGCAAAATCGAAGGCCTCACAGATGAGTTTGAAGAGCTGGAATTCTTAAGTACAATCAACGTAGGCTTAACCTCAGTTGCAAACTTACCAAAGTTAAACAAACTTAAGAAG CTCGAGCTAAGCGACAACAGAATCTCAGGAGGACTGGAAGTGTTGGCAGAAAAGTGTCCGAACCTCACGCATCTAAATCTAAGCggcaacaaaataaaagatcTCGGTACAATAGAACCTCTG aaaaagttAGAAAACCTGAAGAGTCTAGATCTTTTCAATTGCGAGGTAACCAACTTGAACGATTATAGAGAAAACGTATTCAAGCTCCTCCCGCAACTCACATACCTCGATGGCTACGATCGGGATGACAAAGAAGCACCGGACTCTGATGCAGAGGGCTACGTGGAGGGCTTAGACGAcgaggaggaagatgaagatgGT gaggaggaagatgaagatg AAGAGGAGTATGATGATGATGCTCAGGtagtagaagatgaagaagatgaggaggaagaggaggaaggagaagaggaggatgtgaGCGGAGAAGAGGAG GATGAAGAAGGCTACAACGATGGTGAGGTAGATGAcgatgaagatgaagaagagccCG atGAAGAACggggacagaagagaaaacGAGAACCTGAAGACGAAGGGGATGAAGACGACTAA
- the ANP32A gene encoding acidic leucine-rich nuclear phosphoprotein 32 family member A isoform X5 has translation MDMKKRIHLELRNRTPSDVKELVLDNCRSYEGKIEGLTDEFEELEFLSTINVGLTSVANLPKLNKLKKLELSDNRISGGLEVLAEKCPNLTHLNLSGNKIKDLGTIEPLKKLENLKSLDLFNCEVTNLNDYRENVFKLLPQLTYLDGYDRDDKEAPDSDAEGYVEGLDDEEEDEDEEEYDDDAQVVEDEEDEEEEEEGEEEDVSGEEEEDEEGYNDGEVDDDEDEEEPERGQKRKREPEDEGDEDD, from the exons GTTAAAGAACTCGTTCTTGACAACTGTAGGTCATACGAAGGCAAAATCGAAGGCCTCACAGATGAGTTTGAAGAGCTGGAATTCTTAAGTACAATCAACGTAGGCTTAACCTCAGTTGCAAACTTACCAAAGTTAAACAAACTTAAGAAG CTCGAGCTAAGCGACAACAGAATCTCAGGAGGACTGGAAGTGTTGGCAGAAAAGTGTCCGAACCTCACGCATCTAAATCTAAGCggcaacaaaataaaagatcTCGGTACAATAGAACCTCTG aaaaagttAGAAAACCTGAAGAGTCTAGATCTTTTCAATTGCGAGGTAACCAACTTGAACGATTATAGAGAAAACGTATTCAAGCTCCTCCCGCAACTCACATACCTCGATGGCTACGATCGGGATGACAAAGAAGCACCGGACTCTGATGCAGAGGGCTACGTGGAGGGCTTAGACGAcgaggaggaagatgaagatg AAGAGGAGTATGATGATGATGCTCAGGtagtagaagatgaagaagatgaggaggaagaggaggaaggagaagaggaggatgtgaGCGGAGAAGAGGAG gaGGATGAAGAAGGCTACAACGATGGTGAGGTAGATGAcgatgaagatgaagaagagccCG AACggggacagaagagaaaacGAGAACCTGAAGACGAAGGGGATGAAGACGACTAA
- the ANP32A gene encoding acidic leucine-rich nuclear phosphoprotein 32 family member A isoform X3, whose translation MDMKKRIHLELRNRTPSDVKELVLDNCRSYEGKIEGLTDEFEELEFLSTINVGLTSVANLPKLNKLKKLELSDNRISGGLEVLAEKCPNLTHLNLSGNKIKDLGTIEPLKKLENLKSLDLFNCEVTNLNDYRENVFKLLPQLTYLDGYDRDDKEAPDSDAEGYVEGLDDEEEDEDDRDDKEAPDSDAEGYVEGLDDEEEDEDEDEEDEEEEEEGEEEDVSGEEEDEEGYNDGEVDDDEDEEEPDEERGQKRKREPEDEGDEDD comes from the exons GTTAAAGAACTCGTTCTTGACAACTGTAGGTCATACGAAGGCAAAATCGAAGGCCTCACAGATGAGTTTGAAGAGCTGGAATTCTTAAGTACAATCAACGTAGGCTTAACCTCAGTTGCAAACTTACCAAAGTTAAACAAACTTAAGAAG CTCGAGCTAAGCGACAACAGAATCTCAGGAGGACTGGAAGTGTTGGCAGAAAAGTGTCCGAACCTCACGCATCTAAATCTAAGCggcaacaaaataaaagatcTCGGTACAATAGAACCTCTG aaaaagttAGAAAACCTGAAGAGTCTAGATCTTTTCAATTGCGAGGTAACCAACTTGAACGATTATAGAGAAAACGTATTCAAGCTCCTCCCGCAACTCACATACCTCGATGGCTACGATCGGGATGACAAAGAAGCACCGGACTCTGATGCAGAGGGCTACGTGGAGGGCTTAGACGAcgaggaggaagatgaagatg ATCGGGATGACAAAGAAGCACCGGACTCTGATGCAGAGGGCTACGTGGAGGGCTTAGACGAcgaggaggaagatgaagatg aagatgaagaagatgaggaggaagaggaggaaggagaagaggaggatgtgaGCGGAGAAGAGGAG GATGAAGAAGGCTACAACGATGGTGAGGTAGATGAcgatgaagatgaagaagagccCG atGAAGAACggggacagaagagaaaacGAGAACCTGAAGACGAAGGGGATGAAGACGACTAA